One genomic window of Clostridium taeniosporum includes the following:
- a CDS encoding pentapeptide repeat-containing protein, with amino-acid sequence MKEIEEKFLKEEAKPVLEKYKEKVLLNILENEDKLKNQILEVLKKIADKSKKDEEFKIKYIDFSILKIGILNKTYDITAIAYGKEWYAGDMIYEVFSIDYIFEGLEEIRNDLYQKIKKYVGKIKACSVDQYILRQVAGYNEYLTYFFIKYLKQYDEEISFNEMNKYETLRISYGDYKDYSQTVYYYDNFEKSEDIFKEELKENKIEKLVFSYWTGLKAENFKIENQDITCMNLKRSDLKKFILKSCKAVGLNLKEAKLSKCRFISSDLGTTDFSFSILEDVVFEDCILRNTKLKNAKLTNVYVINNGKAVRLENKK; translated from the coding sequence ATGAAAGAAATTGAAGAAAAATTTTTAAAGGAAGAAGCTAAACCAGTTTTAGAAAAATATAAAGAAAAAGTACTTTTAAATATATTAGAAAATGAAGATAAATTAAAGAATCAAATATTAGAAGTCTTAAAGAAAATAGCTGATAAATCAAAGAAAGATGAAGAATTTAAAATAAAATATATAGATTTTTCAATACTTAAAATCGGTATTTTAAATAAAACTTATGATATAACAGCAATTGCTTATGGTAAAGAGTGGTATGCAGGAGACATGATATATGAAGTGTTTAGTATAGATTATATATTTGAGGGATTAGAAGAAATTAGAAATGATTTATATCAAAAAATAAAGAAGTATGTAGGAAAAATAAAAGCTTGTAGTGTAGATCAATATATTTTAAGACAAGTTGCTGGTTACAATGAATACTTAACATATTTTTTTATTAAATATCTTAAGCAATATGATGAAGAAATTAGCTTTAATGAAATGAATAAATACGAAACATTGAGGATTAGTTATGGAGACTATAAGGATTACTCTCAAACAGTATATTATTATGATAATTTTGAGAAAAGTGAAGATATTTTTAAAGAAGAACTAAAAGAAAATAAGATAGAAAAATTGGTATTCAGTTATTGGACAGGCTTAAAAGCAGAGAATTTTAAAATTGAAAATCAGGATATAACATGCATGAATTTAAAAAGATCAGATCTAAAAAAATTTATCTTAAAATCATGTAAAGCAGTTGGATTAAATTTAAAAGAAGCTAAATTAAGTAAATGTCGTTTTATATCTAGTGATTTAGGAACAACAGATTTTAGTTTTAGCATTTTAGAAGATGTAGTTTTCGAGGATTGTATTTTAAGAAATACAAAATTAAAAAATGCTAAGTTAACTAATGTATATGTTATAAACAATGGAAAAGCTGTAAGACTTGAAAATAAAAAATGA
- a CDS encoding HNH endonuclease has protein sequence MPFVLIPAAIELVSAIITTAKIVLGLAAAATAIVVAHEGIKELIQGMTIDDSTVSDNQDCIDSDIEEMSGIISGLVVGSATSRICDIINTTQNDIISSAVDKCWISEGINEPTIEVFPAYDGIDMPNIEVFPLDNIADIPNIEVFPSDDGLNVPSIETFPIYDDIDIPNIETFPMDESDEMDNIILFNEIDDIRVTNRKGVAYPQVIVDGYGEIPFPDGPYVPNNSARLRPKFTARYKELFKEWWISQGRPWPEGNVNIHHIKPLSKGGDNSFENLIPLVQPDEHQPFTNWWRSYP, from the coding sequence ATGCCATTTGTATTAATACCAGCGGCAATAGAACTTGTGTCTGCGATTATTACTACAGCAAAAATTGTTTTAGGATTAGCAGCAGCGGCAACTGCAATAGTAGTTGCTCATGAAGGTATTAAAGAATTAATACAAGGAATGACAATAGATGATTCTACTGTATCTGATAATCAGGATTGTATAGATTCTGATATTGAAGAAATGAGTGGTATTATATCTGGTTTAGTAGTAGGCAGTGCTACTAGCAGAATTTGTGATATAATTAATACAACACAAAATGATATAATAAGTTCAGCAGTAGATAAATGTTGGATTTCAGAAGGTATAAATGAACCTACAATTGAGGTATTTCCAGCATATGATGGAATAGACATGCCTAATATAGAAGTATTCCCATTAGATAATATAGCAGATATACCTAATATAGAGGTATTCCCATCAGATGATGGATTAAATGTACCTAGTATAGAAACATTCCCAATATATGATGATATTGATATACCTAATATAGAAACATTTCCAATGGATGAATCTGATGAGATGGATAATATTATATTATTTAATGAAATTGATGACATAAGAGTAACTAATAGAAAAGGAGTTGCTTATCCTCAAGTAATAGTTGATGGATATGGAGAAATACCTTTTCCAGATGGTCCGTATGTACCAAATAATTCAGCAAGATTAAGACCAAAATTTACTGCAAGATATAAGGAGTTATTTAAAGAATGGTGGATAAGTCAAGGAAGACCTTGGCCAGAAGGAAATGTTAATATACATCACATAAAACCTTTATCAAAAGGAGGGGATAATAGTTTTGAAAATTTAATTCCATTAGTTCAGCCAGATGAACATCAACCGTTTACTAATTGGTGGCGAAGTTATCCATAG
- a CDS encoding SMI1/KNR4 family protein, whose translation MSVEKILKLKDNLIDLKLNIFDSEGNSIEVGFNFNNPATENEITYVENKLNFKFPKSFINFLETFNGCTLFNYKELDGLIILSTNDFIKINNYLINTFEEDWNSELIIFAKYIGEDNYLAFNGEKIIDCFTEELPSEWRIISNDFNQFIDEFIENDGAKYWL comes from the coding sequence ATGTCAGTAGAAAAAATATTGAAATTAAAAGATAATTTGATAGATTTAAAATTAAATATATTTGATAGTGAAGGTAATAGTATTGAAGTTGGATTTAACTTTAATAATCCAGCAACTGAAAATGAAATAACTTATGTAGAAAATAAACTTAATTTTAAATTTCCAAAATCGTTTATAAATTTTCTTGAAACTTTTAATGGATGTACTTTATTTAATTATAAAGAATTGGATGGATTAATAATACTTAGTACAAATGATTTTATTAAAATAAATAACTATCTAATTAACACATTTGAGGAAGATTGGAATTCAGAGTTGATAATCTTTGCTAAATATATTGGTGAAGATAATTATCTTGCATTTAATGGAGAAAAAATTATAGATTGTTTTACAGAAGAGCTACCAAGTGAATGGCGCATAATATCAAATGATTTTAATCAATTTATAGATGAATTTATAGAGAATGATGGTGCTAAATATTGGTTGTAA
- a CDS encoding HNH/ENDO VII family nuclease, translated as MIVEKPNNVEVFPEQRVETPIIIDFPAEKQSEKENVIFIEGVSKPKFNYDIPLDKAMESLDGFSRIDNYSANFRGLEVRAQRSLEHLSDKQLQFQYKEGLSPKDINGDTIILHHHEQNVAGPIIEIPRPNHKMGNIKQHPLGNSGGVGSGAEREAFNAWRAQYWKARYAEELIRRGVIK; from the coding sequence ATGATAGTAGAGAAACCAAATAATGTAGAAGTATTTCCAGAGCAAAGAGTTGAAACACCAATAATTATAGATTTTCCAGCAGAAAAGCAGAGTGAAAAGGAAAATGTTATTTTTATTGAGGGGGTTAGTAAACCTAAATTTAATTATGATATACCACTTGATAAAGCTATGGAGTCTTTGGATGGATTCTCCAGAATAGATAATTATTCAGCTAATTTTAGGGGATTGGAAGTAAGAGCTCAACGTTCTTTGGAACATCTTTCGGATAAACAGTTACAATTTCAATATAAGGAAGGTTTATCTCCAAAAGACATAAATGGTGATACTATTATACTACATCATCATGAACAAAATGTAGCAGGACCAATTATAGAAATACCTAGGCCCAATCATAAGATGGGTAATATAAAACAGCATCCATTAGGTAATAGCGGTGGAGTAGGTAGTGGTGCTGAAAGGGAAGCTTTTAATGCATGGAGAGCACAATATTGGAAAGCTAGGTATGCAGAAGAATTAATAAGAAGAGGTGTTATAAAGTGA
- a CDS encoding SMI1/KNR4 family protein — translation MNKNILSIIKEQFDMVPESFGGEVTIEEVDKAKELIGVELPEDYIEFICMFGCGVVGATVILGLGEAQFVSTPSFVNQTIEFRGELPNKYKDFVVIGVDGAGNPIGFNSPSKEIILFDHDFDGEVCLALNFSEYLRKACYNELKIQF, via the coding sequence GTGAATAAAAATATTTTAAGCATTATTAAGGAGCAATTTGATATGGTGCCAGAGTCATTTGGTGGTGAAGTTACAATTGAAGAAGTTGATAAAGCTAAAGAGTTGATAGGTGTTGAATTACCAGAAGATTATATTGAGTTTATTTGTATGTTTGGATGTGGAGTTGTTGGAGCTACAGTTATATTAGGGTTAGGAGAAGCACAGTTTGTATCTACTCCATCATTTGTTAATCAAACAATAGAATTCAGAGGTGAATTACCTAATAAGTACAAAGATTTTGTAGTAATTGGTGTAGATGGAGCAGGAAATCCAATAGGTTTTAATTCACCAAGTAAAGAAATAATTCTATTTGACCATGACTTCGATGGGGAAGTATGCTTAGCTCTTAATTTTTCGGAATACTTAAGGAAGGCTTGTTATAATGAATTGAAAATTCAGTTTTAG
- a CDS encoding EndoU domain-containing protein, whose protein sequence is MDESDEMDNIIFIDGISNTITKGKVKHILNRHTFNRVKNNLQYKIKTMPREDLEMDISERSFFNPSWSEEKVVEAAQQAYDTIIEQGEINGKHTVEVYGEEINVYIDNGKFGTAYGSHHYTLDDFGL, encoded by the coding sequence ATGGATGAATCTGATGAGATGGATAATATTATTTTTATTGATGGAATAAGTAATACTATAACAAAAGGAAAAGTAAAACATATATTGAATAGGCATACATTTAATCGAGTCAAAAATAATTTACAATATAAAATAAAGACTATGCCAAGAGAAGATTTAGAGATGGATATATCAGAAAGAAGTTTCTTTAATCCATCTTGGTCAGAAGAAAAAGTTGTTGAAGCAGCGCAACAGGCATATGATACAATCATAGAACAAGGTGAAATCAATGGAAAGCATACTGTAGAAGTATATGGTGAAGAAATTAATGTTTATATTGATAATGGTAAATTTGGTACTGCGTATGGATCGCACCATTATACTTTAGATGATTTTGGATTATAG
- a CDS encoding ribonuclease domain-containing protein, translating into MPIDEERALLDSLKHVDDGTIPNGNLSRRWAIPFRNRYGDLPSGSYREYRVAPPLGITNAGPRRIVKNIDTGEVYYTWTHYEDAGEPAFVRIR; encoded by the coding sequence TTGCCAATTGATGAAGAAAGAGCATTATTAGATTCATTAAAACATGTTGATGATGGAACAATACCTAATGGTAATTTATCAAGAAGATGGGCAATTCCTTTTAGGAATAGATATGGAGATTTACCATCTGGAAGTTATCGGGAATATAGAGTCGCACCACCACTAGGAATTACCAATGCAGGACCTAGAAGAATAGTAAAAAATATAGATACTGGTGAAGTATATTATACTTGGACACATTATGAAGATGCTGGAGAACCTGCATTTGTTAGGATTAGATAA
- a CDS encoding barstar family protein produces the protein MKLLNGIYCISSKDNSYVYKDLEDTGYNIYNIKGNDIKSIEDLFEWFKKELPQDPPLSGKVNFDALVDSLWGGFDYQGKEKVVIIWTNPMKLMKKDKDRFRILIECLKELAETLTLKEYGINKPIFLKIILVEDDNLFVELNKLIKEI, from the coding sequence ATGAAGTTGTTAAATGGAATATATTGTATTAGTAGTAAAGATAATAGTTATGTGTATAAAGATTTAGAAGATACAGGGTATAATATATATAATATTAAAGGTAATGACATTAAATCTATTGAAGATTTATTTGAATGGTTTAAAAAAGAGTTGCCACAAGATCCTCCACTTTCAGGAAAGGTTAATTTTGATGCCTTAGTGGATTCGCTTTGGGGAGGGTTTGATTATCAGGGAAAAGAAAAAGTAGTAATTATATGGACTAACCCAATGAAGTTAATGAAAAAAGATAAAGATAGATTTAGGATATTAATTGAGTGTTTAAAAGAATTAGCTGAAACTCTTACATTGAAAGAATATGGAATTAATAAACCTATATTTCTTAAAATAATTTTAGTGGAAGATGATAATTTGTTTGTAGAACTTAATAAATTAATTAAGGAAATATAA
- a CDS encoding SMI1/KNR4 family protein — protein MNIEFLEDKLTSYKFKYPEPFLKVIKLNLVDFDQWYIMDEERVINTLKGLRERYPNRKLIPFARRDDNDDIACFEANKGERVQIIHDFASVGYEQRKEYNCFWDWLTEAIKVMIEYNKE, from the coding sequence GTGAATATAGAATTTTTAGAAGATAAATTAACAAGTTATAAATTTAAATATCCAGAGCCATTTTTAAAAGTTATAAAGTTAAATTTAGTAGACTTTGACCAGTGGTATATAATGGATGAAGAAAGGGTAATAAACACATTAAAAGGACTTAGAGAAAGGTATCCAAATAGAAAACTTATACCTTTTGCAAGAAGAGATGATAATGATGATATAGCATGTTTCGAAGCAAATAAGGGTGAAAGAGTTCAGATAATACATGATTTTGCATCAGTAGGATATGAGCAAAGAAAAGAATATAATTGCTTTTGGGATTGGTTAACAGAAGCTATTAAAGTAATGATTGAATACAATAAAGAATAA